In Candidatus Defluviilinea proxima, a single genomic region encodes these proteins:
- the recA gene encoding recombinase RecA → MAPRKSKASAASEEKISSSDNGAKRAVLDKAVGDILKRYGDGSIMRLGEAKHMETEAYPTGSLSLDIALGIGGIPRGRITEIYGPESSGKTTLCQHIVAEAQKMGGVAAFIDMEHALDPVYAARVGVDIDNLLVSQPDTGEQALEIVETLVRSGGVDVVIIDSVAALVPRSEIEGDMGDATMGVQARLMSQALRKLSGAINQTKTAVIFTNQLRSKIGVMFGNPETTTGGNALKFYASVRLDVRRIQAIKMGEEVIGNRTRVKVVKNKVAPPFRTAEFDIMFNEGISKAGDTLDLATKFEVVQKRGAFFSYGDIRLGQGRENAKDYLRQNVDLANEIEGVIRQKALSGEIALPLDIGGGEAADAGGTEEEA, encoded by the coding sequence ATGGCCCCTCGAAAATCAAAAGCATCCGCCGCATCGGAAGAAAAAATTTCATCCAGCGATAATGGCGCAAAGCGCGCTGTTCTCGATAAAGCCGTCGGCGATATCCTCAAACGTTATGGTGATGGCTCCATCATGCGCCTTGGCGAAGCCAAACACATGGAAACCGAAGCCTACCCGACCGGTTCGTTATCGCTCGATATCGCGCTCGGCATCGGCGGCATCCCACGTGGACGTATCACCGAAATCTACGGACCTGAATCATCGGGTAAAACCACACTCTGTCAACACATTGTGGCAGAAGCACAGAAAATGGGCGGGGTTGCCGCATTCATCGATATGGAACATGCCCTCGACCCGGTCTATGCCGCGCGCGTGGGTGTAGATATTGATAACCTGCTCGTCTCGCAACCTGACACTGGTGAACAAGCGCTTGAGATCGTGGAAACCCTCGTCCGCTCTGGCGGCGTGGATGTTGTCATCATCGACTCGGTCGCCGCACTCGTTCCCCGTTCTGAAATCGAAGGCGATATGGGCGATGCTACCATGGGTGTGCAAGCTAGACTCATGTCACAGGCCCTGCGCAAGTTGAGCGGCGCCATCAACCAGACCAAGACCGCCGTCATCTTCACCAACCAACTTCGCTCAAAGATCGGCGTCATGTTCGGCAATCCCGAAACCACCACAGGCGGTAACGCTCTCAAATTCTATGCATCCGTCCGCCTCGACGTACGGCGCATCCAAGCCATCAAGATGGGCGAGGAAGTGATCGGCAACCGTACCCGCGTCAAAGTGGTCAAGAACAAAGTGGCCCCTCCTTTCCGCACAGCCGAGTTCGACATCATGTTCAACGAAGGCATCTCAAAGGCTGGGGATACCCTCGATCTAGCGACCAAGTTTGAGGTCGTCCAGAAGCGCGGCGCCTTCTTCTCCTATGGCGATATCCGCCTCGGGCAAGGACGCGAGAACGCCAAAGATTACCTGCGTCAGAATGTTGATCTGGCGAACGAGATCGAAGGTGTCATTCGCCAAAAAGCTCTCAGTGGCGAGATCGCCCTCCCGCTCGACATTGGCGGAGGCGAAGCCGCAGACGCCGGTGGAACAGAAGAAGAAGCATAA
- a CDS encoding SRPBCC domain-containing protein, translating into MDKIIHLSLKLNCTHQHAFKLFTNNKLLESWLTQVADVDPIVGGKYELFWEPDDHENNSTLGCKVTAIEKDQLIAFEWRSPKQYKHFANNADPLTHVVVSFHSEGEWTNIHLVHSGWRNTPEWEEARQWQERAWSIAIDELKKMV; encoded by the coding sequence ATGGACAAAATCATTCATCTTTCACTCAAATTGAACTGTACCCATCAACATGCATTTAAGTTATTTACAAACAACAAATTGCTCGAATCATGGTTAACCCAGGTCGCTGATGTCGACCCCATAGTTGGCGGGAAATATGAATTATTCTGGGAACCAGACGATCACGAAAACAACAGTACGCTTGGATGCAAAGTAACCGCAATTGAGAAGGATCAACTCATTGCTTTTGAATGGCGAAGCCCAAAGCAATATAAACACTTTGCAAATAATGCAGATCCACTTACCCATGTCGTTGTCTCATTTCATTCTGAAGGTGAATGGACAAACATTCATCTTGTGCACTCTGGCTGGCGCAATACCCCCGAATGGGAGGAGGCACGCCAATGGCAGGAACGCGCCTGGAGCATCGCAATTGATGAATTAAAAAAGATGGTCTGA
- a CDS encoding dienelactone hydrolase family protein has protein sequence MNGKDLTFDVNGQPVNGYLALPSQADAPGVLVLHAWWGLNSTFKSLCDRLAAEGFVAFAPDLNSGRVAKTIDEAKQIMEELPFERKVAVAAAAPDFLKSRPEVRNEALSVIGFSMGAAWSLVLASEYPKDINKLVLFYGAGEADYSKMKVDILGHFAEQDEWEDEKYINAMQSDMEATGLKPVFHKYPNTSHWFFESDRPEFNAEAAQLAWSRTLTFLKA, from the coding sequence ATGAATGGTAAAGACTTGACTTTCGATGTAAACGGCCAGCCTGTAAACGGGTATCTTGCCCTACCCTCACAAGCAGATGCGCCCGGTGTGTTGGTGCTTCATGCATGGTGGGGATTGAACTCCACGTTCAAGAGTCTATGTGACAGGCTCGCGGCAGAAGGATTTGTCGCCTTTGCACCAGATTTGAATAGTGGCAGAGTTGCCAAGACCATTGATGAGGCCAAACAGATCATGGAGGAATTGCCGTTTGAGCGGAAAGTAGCTGTCGCGGCGGCAGCGCCTGATTTTTTGAAAAGCAGGCCTGAGGTCCGCAATGAGGCGTTGAGTGTTATCGGATTCTCCATGGGCGCAGCATGGTCATTGGTCCTTGCGAGCGAATATCCAAAAGACATCAATAAACTTGTGCTGTTTTACGGAGCTGGAGAAGCAGATTACTCAAAGATGAAAGTGGACATCCTTGGACATTTTGCAGAACAAGATGAATGGGAAGATGAAAAATATATCAATGCCATGCAAAGTGACATGGAAGCTACAGGGTTGAAACCTGTCTTTCACAAATATCCAAATACCAGTCACTGGTTCTTTGAAAGTGACCGCCCTGAGTTCAACGCTGAAGCCGCACAACTCGCTTGGTCACGTACCCTTACATTTCTAAAGGCATGA